The Sinomicrobium kalidii region GGACCATTATTCAAAAGAGGCTTTTGATGCATACACACAGCCCTATGACAAGGCTCTGAAGGGGATGGAAGGAGATATAAGGGCCATTTTTAACGATAGCTACGAAGTTTACGGAACAGATTATACCCCCGGTTTTTTTGAATCGTTTAAAAAACGAAGAGGGTACGACCTGGCTTCATATCTTCCGCAATTACTTGATACGATGCCGGATGAAACCGGGGACCGGGTTAAAAGCGATTACCGGGAAACCATTTCCGATATTTTACTGGACAATTTTGCAGGGCGATGGACCGGCTGGGCACATACTAAAGAATACAAGACCAAACTCCAGGCCCACGGCTCTCCCGGGAACCTTATCGATCTGTATGCCGCTTCCGATATTCCCGAGTGTGAGACCTTCGGTTCCATGCCATTTGACATTCCGGGTTTTCGCAGGGAAAAATCCGATATACGTGAAGGCGATGCAGACAGGATCATGTTGAAATTTGCTTCTTCTGCCGCACATATTGGCGGAAAGCCATTGGTTTCTTCAGAGACATTTACCTGGCTGAGGGAACATTTTAAAACCGCTTTATCGCAGTGTAAACCCGAGGCAGAGGAACTCTTTCTGGCCGGGGTCAACCACATCTTCCTGCACGGTACTACCTATGCTCCGCAAAGGGCATCGTGGCCTGGCTGGAAATTTTATGCGTCGGTCAACTTTCATCCCAACACTACCATCTGGGAAGATGCCCCCGGGCTTTTCTCCTATATTGCCCGTTGCCAGTCCATGTTACAGGCCGGGGAAGCCGATAATGATGTATTGCTGTACTGGCCCGTATACGACACCTGGGGGAAAACCCTCGGCGGGTCGCGTTTCTTTCAGTTCAAGATACATGATCTCAACCAATGGCTGCATGGAACATCCTTTTATGAAACAGCCAATACTTTACTGGATGACGGGTATATGGTCGACTTTATTTCCGACCGTTTTGTAGCCGCTGCTATAACGGAAAAAGGGGAGATTCAGCTTCCCGGAGGAAAATATAAAGCCATCGTAGTACCCGATTGCAGTAAGATGCCCCTCACTACGCTCAAAAAACTCATAACACTTAAAAAACGGGGAGGCAAGGTTATTTTCCTCGGGGTGCCCGAATCTGTTCCCGGGTTAAAAGACTATCAAGAAGAAAATGAAAAACTCCGGGAACTTATCTCGGAAAACGGGCTTGAAACAGCCTCAGGAGGTGAAATCACCCAAAAGCTGAACCGTGCCGGTATCCGCCCGGAAAAACTGGCCGGATACGGATTGAAGTTTATCCGCAGAAATCAGGAGGGTGAAAAAATCTACTACCTTGTCAACCATACCGATAAAGCTGTAAATGATATCATCCCGATCCATACAAAAACCGCAGGGGTACGAATAATGGACCCGCTTACCGGCAAGACCGGATCTGCACAAATAACACCACAGGGAGAGTACACCGGGGTAAGGGTGGATATGGAACCGGGAGAAAGTCTTTTCCTGAAAACTTCGGAAGACAAAAGCGGGGGAATACCCTGGACCTATTATGAAAAAGGACAAGAATACCCCCTGCCCGGTGAATGGACAATTTCCTTTGAAAAGGGAGGCCCTTCGCTACCAGGTACCGTTTCCGGAAAAAAACCGGGTTCCTGGACAGCTTACGGACAGGAATATGAAGCATTTTCCGGTACGGCAAAATATACCATTGAATTTGACAGTCCGAAGGATAAGGCAGAAAACTGGCAACTGAACCTGGGTGATGTACGGGAAAGTGCCAGGGTATGGCTGAACGGAAAGTACATCGGACGTGCGTGGTCCGTACCCTTTCAGTTGGAGACCGGGCCACTGAAGGAGCAAAACAATAAACTTGAAATAGCAGTGACCAACCTTTCTGCCAACCGCGTCCGGGACATGGAACTGCGCGGCGAGGAATGGAAGATATTTTACAATGCCAATATTGTGAACAGGAATTACAAAAAATTTGATGCGGCAAAGTGGAAACCCATGCCTTCGGGGCTTTTGGGGCCTGTGTTGCTTGTTCCGCTGTCTGTTAGGTAAACCCACACCATACATAAATCAACCAAACTTATGACCCGATGATTACTACTGAAATTTTTTCGAACAGAAGGACAAATATTTTATTATGGCTTGTCCTGCTCACGTTATGGAGTATTCCGGATATTGTTTTTTCACAGACACCGGCTTTTCCGGAAGCAGAAGGTTTCGGCCGTTATGCAACCGGGGGACGCTTTGGCGGGGTATATATTGTAACCAACCTCAATGACTCCGGACCCGGATCGTTCCGGGACGCGGTGAGTCAACCCAACCGGATCGTGGTTTTTGAAGTGGGCGGGGTGATACGTCTGAAAAGCCGCGTAGTTGTTTCCGAAAACATCACGGTTGCAGGGCAAACCGCACCGGGTGACGGCATTGTTATCTATGGCGACGGATTTTCATATACCCAGGCCAGTAATTCCATTATCCGTTATCTCCGCATGCGCATGGGCAGGATTGGGACCAGCGGGGCCGATGCGGTCGGGATTACCGATGATGCGAAACACATTATTTTCGACCATGTTTCAGCGTCCTGGGGACGCGATGAAACCTTTTCCATTACCCGTTATGCCGATAGTATCACCATACAGAACTGTATTATAGCCCAGGGCCTCGAAACCCACTCTGCAGGCGGATTGATCGAACCCTCCGGGAAGGTAAGCCTTTACAGGAACCTCTATATTGATAATAATACCCGTAATCCCAAAGTGAAAGGGATCAACCAGTTTGTAAATAATGTGGTCTATAACTGGGGAAGAGGAGGCGGATACATTATGGGAGGCTCTGCCGGGGATTCCTTTGTGAATATTATCAACAATTATTTGGTCAAAGGACCCAGCACCACCATAGAACCGTTTACCCGGGGTACGGAAACTTTTATCCCTTATGTGGAAGGGAACTATTATGACGATAACCTTAACGGTGTCCTCGACGGTTATGAAGTTCCGCTTTCGGCATATGAGGGGATCACTACTTTTCGCGATACACCTTATGACTATCCCATGCCGGCACAGGTGTTTACGGCAGAAGAAACTTTCGGTCACGTCATGGAAAATGCCGGGGCCAACTACCCCCGCCGTGATCCGGTAGATGATTTCCTGATCACTGAACTGGCCTCTATCGGGGTCTCGGGAGCTTTGATATCCGATGAAATGGACTTACCGACACAGGGACCGGGAGAAGTTTTCGGTGCGCCGGCTCTGCAGGATACCGATCGCGACGGAATTCCCGATACCTGGGAGAATGCTAACGGACTCAATCCCGAAAATGCTTCGGATGCCATGCAGATCAATGCAGAAGGTTATGCGAATATCGAGGTGTATATCAACAACCTGGCAGAAACCCCGGCTCCTGATTTTTTACGCCCGCCTTCCGGGGTGGCATCCGATTCGGTTTCTACTACCGGGATCGGGCTCACCTGGAAGAACAATGACAGCAGAACCACCGGGATTGTCATCGAACGATCGGACGACAGTACAAACTATCAGGTACTGGATACCCTGGGCGGAGATGCCATGACTTATCTGGACAACGAACTGGAACCGGGCACAATGTACCGCTATCGCCTTCGTGCCTATAATGCTGCGTTTTCTTCGGTTTATACCACACCTTTGGATGTGGAGACCACCCCGGTACCTACGGTGCCGGACGCTCCCGTTTCTCCTGCGCCTGGAGATCAGTCCATATATGCGGATACCACGGGGCTCCGGCTAAGCTGGACAGGCAGCGAAAACACCGATGCATATACGGTATACCTGTCTTCGCATCCGGATAGCCTGCAACAGGTGGCTGCGCTTACCGATCCGTTTTACGATGCGGATACCCTGCAATCCGGCACTACCTATTACTGGCGTGCAGATGCCGCCAACGAACTGGGAACGACTACGGGCAGTGTGTGGTCTTTTACTACCCTTCCCTATTTCCCGAAAGGTGTTGCAGGTGCCTGGCTTATGGATGAGGATGGTGGTGCTTCGGTCGTAGATAGTTCTTCCTATGCAAACCATGCGGAGATCAATGGTGTTCCGGGTTACGACCGTGTCGAAGGTAAGGTGGGCAGGGCAGTGGATTTGAATACGGGAGAAACATCGTCGCACATCCGGGTACCGCACCGGGATCATCTGTATATGGGAAAACAGTCGTTTACCATATCCATGTGGTTAAAATCCTCTTCACAGGACAATCAGTCCTACCTCGTTCACAAGGGTACTTTTAACAGGGATGATGCTTCGGGCGCCACGGGGCGCTGGTATGGTATTGAGGTGAAGGACGGGGATATCCGCTTTGCCGTGGATGATGACATTACCAAGACACAGCTATCTGTCGATGCCGGTCCCTTTTTTACCGGTGAATGGATACACCTGGTAGCGGTAAGGGACAGGGAAACCGATGTGCTCCGGCTGTACCGCAATGGTGTTTTGATAAACGAAGCTACCGACAGGACGGAGGAAAATATAGGGCAGCAGGCCCCGGTTATTATTGCGAACAGCAGTAACCTGGACACTCCGTTCCGCGGGCAGCTCGATGAATTCCGGATTTTTAATTACGGTTTAAGTGAACAGGAAATACTGGAATTGTACCAGACAGACCCGACACCGCTCAAACCGTTGGCCCCCCATCCTTCCGAAGATGCTGTGCTGGAAGGGTTCGAAGAAAATGTTGAAGCTACCTGGACAGGGGGTGTAAACACAACGTCTTATAAAATTTATATCGGGACCGACGAGGAAAATATGTCACTTGCAGGGGAAACCGGTGTGGACAGTCCCGCTTTTTCCTTTCAGAACCTGCAAAGGGATACCGATTATTACTGGCGGGTAGATGCCATTGGCCCTGAAGGGACAACCACCGGAGCTACCTGGACATTCCGCACTACGGCCCCGAAAGGGCTGGTAGGATACTGGAAGATGGATGAAACATCCGGATTACGGGTGACAGATGCTGCCTATTATGCCCACGAGGGAACGGTAACCGGTTTTCCGGAAGCGGTCTGGGAAGCGGGGATGTCGGGCAATGCCTTTCGGTTTAGTGAACCTTCCGATACGGCGGCCATAAAAATTCCCCATGCCGATCACCTGGTGTTTGAAAATACTTCGTTCACGATCTCCCTCTGGGTAAAAATTCCGGAAGACACCTATGCCTACGGAACAGATTGCTATTTGATGCATAAAGGCACATTTGAGTCCGGTACCGGGAAATGGTATGGCATTCAGTTGCGCGATGGCAGGTTGACCTTTGCCATTGACGACGGCCGGACAAAAACCGATATTTCAGCTTCCGTAACCAACAGTGCTTCCCACCCCCTGTTTACCGACGAGTGGAAGAATATCGTTGCCGTAAGGGATACCAAAACGGACCAGATACGCTTGTATATGGACGGGGTGAAAATTGCCGAAAAAACCGATGCTACAGGGACAATAGGAAAGGCAGTTCCTCTGTTACTGGGCAATTCACCCGAAAATAAACCCTATCGCGACCTTATGGATGAGGTAAAACTCTACAATTATGCCCTGACACAGGAAGAGATCCGGGCCCGGGCAGACGGGCATCCCGTTAAAATAACTTATCGCGACGGGGATAACGGGAATTCCGGGGATAATGAAATAAGGCCATTCTTCCGGATTGTCAATGAGGATGATATTGACATTCCCTATGAAGAACTCTCTGTCCGTTATTGGTTCACTCCCGAAGATTATGCCGGGATAAACGCCTGGATCGATTATGCCGGACCGGGTAACGGGAATATTTCCGCAGTATACCATCCCCTCGAAACACCACATAACGGGGCTTTCGGTTATGTGGAGTACCATTTTGAAAACATAGGGGGGCTCAAAGCCGGTGAAGAGACAGGCGTCATAGAATCGCGGCTGGCCAAGGAAAACTGGACGGATTTTGTAGAAACCGGGGATTATTCGTATCAGCAGGGAGAAACCTATGCGGAAAACAACCGGATCACCCTGTACCGTAATGGGCAACTAATTTGGGGAAAAGAACCCGGGAAGCAAACCCCTGTTACCGATCTGAAGGTGTATTCCAAAAACCGGAACGGGAATACCAATACGAATACCATACATCCTTATATAAAAATACGTAATGAAGGAAATATCCCCCTGGATTATAGTGACCTCGAACTGCGTTACTGGTTTACGGCCGAAGGAAATTCACCCCTTGATTATTGGATAGATTATGCAGAACTCGGCAACGGCAATATGGAAGCTACGTTCGTTAAACCGGATACGATATTAGCTGGGGCTGATACTTATTTTAAACTGAATTTTAATCCTTCGGCAGGGCAATTGTATCCCCTGAGCGGTTCCGGGGAAATACAGTATCGTATTGCCAAGGCAGACTGGAGTGTTTTTGACGAAAGCGATGACCATTCCTTCCTGCCTAAAGCACCTTTTGCCGAAAATGAACACATTACGCTGTATTACAAGGGAGAACTGATTTACGGTACCGAACCCGGAAGTAATAACAATTCCGAAACATCGTTGAAAACAACAGCAGACAATAACCAGCTAACGCAGGAGGTTTATGTTTACCCCAATCCGGCCCGGGATCACGTACGCGTACAATTAAATGATATTAATGACGCCGGAAACATAAGGTTGTTCAACAGGTCCGGACGGTTACTGCATAACCGGGCCGTAAAACAAAATACATTCTTGATAGACCTGCAACGCTTCCCTCCCGGAATTTATATCCTCGAGATAGAAAACGGGAAGGAAACAACAACACATAAAATAATTAAAAAATAACCCGCCCCGATCATCCCTCTCAAGGGAGGGAGAGGAGTGTAAAAACCCAAAACCATGAAAAAAAATTACTTAATAATGTTTATCCTGTTTTTGACAGGAATATCCGGCATGTACGGACAGCACCGGATGGAAGACCTCAACCGCGGGCTGGTAGCCGTTCGCACCGGTCCGGAACAGGTATATGTAGCCTGGAGATTACTGGGAAGTGATGCCGATTCGACAGCCTTTAACGTTTACCGCGATGGTGTCTTGCAAAATGATTCACCCGTTACACAAACTACCAATTATGTGGACAGTACAGCATCCGATGGCGAATATTACATAAAACCCGTCATAAACGGTGAAGAACAGGAACCTTCGGAAACCGTAAACGTGTGGCAGCAGAATCACCTTGAGATACCTCTTCAGGTCCCTCCCGGCAGGACCACGCCGGATGGCGAAGCATACACCTATACGGCCAATGATTGCAGTGTAGGCGATCTGAACGGTGACGGCCGGTATGAAGTTATACTCAAATGGGACCCTACCAATGCACACGACAATTCCCATGAAGGATATACCGGGAATGTGTACCTGGATGCTTATACCTTGGAAGGCGAACAGTTGTGGCGGATAGACCTCGGACGGAATATCCGTGCCGGAGCACACTACACCCAGTTTATGGTGTATGACCTGGACAGTGACGGCAAGGCCGAAGTGACCTGTAAAACTGCGGATGCTACCGTAGACGGACAAGGAAATGTAATCGGTGATCCCAATGCCGATTACAGGAACAGTGCGGGGCGTATTCTCGAAGGCCCGGAATTCCTTACCGTATTTAACGGAGAAACAGGAGCTGCAATGGCAACTACCGATTATGTGCCGGCAAGAGGAAATGTAAATGACTGGGGAGATAATTACGGGAACCGCGTAGACCGTTTTTTGGCCGGGGTAGCCTATCTCGACGGACAACATCCGAGCCTGGTCATGTGCCGAGGATACTACACACGATCGGTACTGGCGGCATGGGACTGGAAAAACGGGCAGCTCACACAACGATGGGTATTCGATTCCGACGATCCCGAGAATGAAGGCTATGCGGGGCAGGGTAATCACAGCCTCAGTATTGCCGATGTGGACAGTGATGGCCGGGATGAAATCGTATACGGTTCCATGACAGTAGATGATGATGGGACAGGACTGTATACCACCGGGTTGGGACATGGCGATGCATTGCATGTATCTGACCTTGATCCCGAGAGGCCCGGGCTTGAAGTCTTTATGCCCCATGAAAACAAGGTGGACGGCGTTACCTTTCGCGATGCCCGTACCGGTGAAATTATCTGGCAACACAAAAAAAATACGGATGTGGGCAGGGGTCTTGCTGCCGATATAGATTCCACCCATATCGGGGCCGAATTCTGGGCTTCCAGCAGTCTGGGGGTTTACAATACGGAAGGTGAACAGGTACACACCGATACGCCGTCCATTAACCACGCCATTTGGTGGGATGATGACCTGCAAAGAGAGCTCCTGGACGGAACGGGCATCTCCAAATACGGGACAGGAACCGTTTTTACAGCAGAAGGTTGCAGTTCCAATAACGGTACAAAAGCCAATCCGTCCCTGCAGGCCGACCTCTTTGGCGACTGGAGGGAAGAGGTTATTTTTCGTACCTCAGACAATACCGCACTGCGCATTTATATTAACCCGGAAGTGTCAACCCGGAAAATGTACACCCTGATGCACGATCCGCAGTACCGCGTAGCTATCGCCTGGCAAAATGTAGCATACAATCAGCCGCCACACCCTTCTTTCTATATCGGAACGGGAATGGAAACCCCGCCACCGTCGCCTATAAGTAACAACAAACTGCGGTGGAGCAGCGGTGAGGTATGGGATGTGGAATCTTCTTCAAACTGGGTGTGGAATGACAGTACTTCGGTGTTCAGCCAGGGAGATGAGGTGCTATTCGACATTTCCGGGAACAATGAAAACGCCGTCGAACTTGTTGGCGATATCCGGCCTTCGGGAGTAACGGTAAATGCCCCGGATGACTATGTTTTTAACGGGTCCGGAACCCTTTCCGGTACCATGCAACTGATAAAGAACGGCTCCGGGATGCTTACTTTGAACAATGACAATACGTATAGTGGCGCCACAACCGTTTGGGACGGAACACTCATGCTAAACGGACATCTCTCCGAAAGCTCCGTATTGGTCAGGAAATATGCCGCAATAGGAGGAAGTGGCATGCTGGATAAGGACCTCAGTTTACAACAGGGAACAAAAGTCATCCCCGGAGGAGTGGGTAATGCGGGGACATTGACCGTAAACGGCAACACCGTTGTGGCCAAGGATGTAACTTTTTCCTTTGACCTTTCTGAAAACCCCGGAGGAAATAATGACAAAATAGTGTGGAACGGCGATGTGGATATACAGGGCAATACGGTGTTCAGCATCAATGTCCTGGATGAAGGACTAAACACGGGAACCTATACCCTGCTGGAATATACCGGCAATTACAATGGGAGTATTGAAAATATGGAAGTGACGGGAATTCCCGGTATAAAACACAACCTTATGGATACGGGTAGTGCCATCGTTATGGAAGTGGAATGGGTACGGAATCCCACCACCGTATACTGGCGGGGTAATGAGAGTGATATCTGGGACCTGGCGGAAAGTTACAACTGGTTTAACGGCGATACTACAGCCCTGTTTGCTCCGAACGACACCGTAGTTTTTGACGATAGAGGAATACCACATACCAATGTAAAGACCACGGGCTTTTTACCGGTTGATAAAATGATCGTAAATGCATCCGCAGATTATACTTTTGAAGGTGAAGGAAGTATCAGCGGAACCGGCGGACTCGAAAAATCGGGAACCGGAAGGCTGACAATACTCGGCAATAACGATTATACCGGAACAACAGTGATCAGGGAAGGAATAGTTGTACTGGAATCCCTTTCCGACGGCGGTGCGCCCGGGCCGCTGGGTGCTGCAGGGAAAGAAGCGGAAAATATCGTGATAGATGGCGGGACTGTGGAATTTACCGGAACTTCGGCAACCGATCGCGGAATCACTCTCGGTATGAACAACAGTACGCTCGATGTCATTTCAGGAATAACCGCAACTATAGGCGGAAGCCTCGAAGGAACAGGGCAAATGACCAAAAAGGGAGACGGAACCCTGCAACTCACAGGGAAAAACACCTATACAGGAGGAACAGTTTTAAAGGAAGGGAATGTCCATCTCGGATCGGAAGAGGCGATCTCTTCCGGTTTCGGGGAAGGTACCGTGGTTTTGGAAGGTGGCGTCCTCAGCATGCACGAAGGGAATAATTCCTATAGTTCCGCTTCCTGGGATGTGGAAGTCCCGGCGGGAAAACAGGCCGAATGGCAACTGGACGGCCGTTGCGCCTTTAACGGAAAACTTACCGGTGGCGGGGACCTTCATCTGTACTCCCCCTGGATACGCTCCGAAATGATGGGCGACTGGTCCGGCTTTACCGGAAATATCCGTGTTACCGCAGACAGTGACGGCGGCTGGTTGATATTGGGAAATGATAGAGGTTATGCAGGGGCATCCATAGAACTTACAGAGGATATACAAATGGTCTATCGGCGGGACGCCAACGATACCATAGCGGTAGGCGAACTGTCAGGCCCGGCATCATCACACCTGGCAGCAGGATGGCAAAATACCGTAACCACCTGGAAAATTGGGGGCAAAAACAGCGATGCCTTTTTTCACGGGACCATCAGTGATGTGGCATTCAAGGGATCGGGAGCGAAAACAAGGATCATAAAAACAGGTTCGGGCTCCTGGACATTGACCAATGCCGGTACCTACTCCGGGGGAACCCTGGTCGAAGGGGGAGAGTTTGTTGTGAATAACACTACGGGAAGTGCTACGGGAAGCGGTGCAGTGATCGTTTCGGGGAATGCCTCGCTGTCCGGTAACGGTACTGTAGAAGGAAACCTCATCGTACAAAACGGCGCAAAGCTCTTTCCCGGGGGCAGAAGGGAAAAAGGAACATTAACCCTGGGAAGGAACCTGTACCTGTCTGACAATGCCAGAACAGAAATAGATATAGATCACGCTGCTGCAGATACCGATATTGTGGAAGTGAGTGACACCCTGTTTTGCGGGGGATTATTGAAAATCAGCAAAAGAGGGGTGCAATTTAGGGAAGGAGACAGCTTTAAGGTATTTCAGGCCGCTGATTTCGAGGGTACATTTAAAAAAATCATTCCCTCTCCGGGACACGCCCTGAAATGGGATAGCTCGGAACTTTATGTTAACGGAACCCTGAAGGTGACAAGCAAAAGAGAAAAGTCCGCGAATCTTGATGAAACAGATCAGGCAGTGATCTATCCCAATCCCGTAAGCGATTACATCCGTATTCGTCTCGGGGAAAATTCAGGTGAGGAAAACGAAGTTCACCTGTACAGTTTTTCCGGTCATTTGTTGAACAAATACAATTTTGAAGGCGAAAATTATCAGATTCCGTCACAAAACCTGTCCTCCGGGATTTACATTGTCAAGATAAAAAACGGAAACGGGGAAATCACCCGAAAAGTGGTAAAAAATTAGTCATAAAACCAAAAACAAGCAATTAAATGAAGAAAATAGTATGTATACTCGTAGCGGGAATATCCGGAGTGATGCAGGCACAGACCCTTCCGGACAGGGATGTGGTACTGGAGAAAATGAAACGGGCCAACATGTATTTTATGAAAAAGTGGCCGGACGCAGGAAAGACCATAATTACCAACAAGGAGCGTCCCAGTCATATCTGGACACGTGCAGTTTATTACGAAGGTCTTATGGCATTGTACACCATCCACCCGAGAGATGAATACTACAAATATGCCAAAGACTGGGCCGATTTTCACCAATGGGGTTTCCGCGGAGGGAACACTACCCGCAATGCCGATAACTACTGTGCGGCACAGACTTACATCGATCTCTATAACCTTTCCCCCGATCCTGAAAAACTGAAAAATACCAGGGCACAGACCGGGATGTTGCTTAATACCCCCCAGAATGACGACTGGTCCTGGATAGATGCCATACAAATGGGAATGCCCGTACTGGCCAAAATGGGTGTGTTGGAAAATGACGACAGGTATTTCGAAAAAATGTACCGAATGTATATGTTCACACGCAACAAACATGGTAAAAACGGACTTTTCAATGAAAAAGA contains the following coding sequences:
- a CDS encoding glycoside hydrolase family 88/105 protein translates to MKKIVCILVAGISGVMQAQTLPDRDVVLEKMKRANMYFMKKWPDAGKTIITNKERPSHIWTRAVYYEGLMALYTIHPRDEYYKYAKDWADFHQWGFRGGNTTRNADNYCAAQTYIDLYNLSPDPEKLKNTRAQTGMLLNTPQNDDWSWIDAIQMGMPVLAKMGVLENDDRYFEKMYRMYMFTRNKHGKNGLFNEKDGLWWRDADFTPPYKEPNGEDCYWSRGNGWVVAALVRVLDIIPEDAPHREQYLNDFKAMMKALLPIQRKDGFWNVSLHDPTNYGGKELSGTAMFVYGMAYGVNQGILDRDTYLPALLRGWDAMIDDSLHDNGFLGYVQSTGKEPKDGQPLSHTKVPDFEDYGLGCFLLAGSEVYKLEE
- a CDS encoding autotransporter-associated beta strand repeat-containing protein; the encoded protein is MKKNYLIMFILFLTGISGMYGQHRMEDLNRGLVAVRTGPEQVYVAWRLLGSDADSTAFNVYRDGVLQNDSPVTQTTNYVDSTASDGEYYIKPVINGEEQEPSETVNVWQQNHLEIPLQVPPGRTTPDGEAYTYTANDCSVGDLNGDGRYEVILKWDPTNAHDNSHEGYTGNVYLDAYTLEGEQLWRIDLGRNIRAGAHYTQFMVYDLDSDGKAEVTCKTADATVDGQGNVIGDPNADYRNSAGRILEGPEFLTVFNGETGAAMATTDYVPARGNVNDWGDNYGNRVDRFLAGVAYLDGQHPSLVMCRGYYTRSVLAAWDWKNGQLTQRWVFDSDDPENEGYAGQGNHSLSIADVDSDGRDEIVYGSMTVDDDGTGLYTTGLGHGDALHVSDLDPERPGLEVFMPHENKVDGVTFRDARTGEIIWQHKKNTDVGRGLAADIDSTHIGAEFWASSSLGVYNTEGEQVHTDTPSINHAIWWDDDLQRELLDGTGISKYGTGTVFTAEGCSSNNGTKANPSLQADLFGDWREEVIFRTSDNTALRIYINPEVSTRKMYTLMHDPQYRVAIAWQNVAYNQPPHPSFYIGTGMETPPPSPISNNKLRWSSGEVWDVESSSNWVWNDSTSVFSQGDEVLFDISGNNENAVELVGDIRPSGVTVNAPDDYVFNGSGTLSGTMQLIKNGSGMLTLNNDNTYSGATTVWDGTLMLNGHLSESSVLVRKYAAIGGSGMLDKDLSLQQGTKVIPGGVGNAGTLTVNGNTVVAKDVTFSFDLSENPGGNNDKIVWNGDVDIQGNTVFSINVLDEGLNTGTYTLLEYTGNYNGSIENMEVTGIPGIKHNLMDTGSAIVMEVEWVRNPTTVYWRGNESDIWDLAESYNWFNGDTTALFAPNDTVVFDDRGIPHTNVKTTGFLPVDKMIVNASADYTFEGEGSISGTGGLEKSGTGRLTILGNNDYTGTTVIREGIVVLESLSDGGAPGPLGAAGKEAENIVIDGGTVEFTGTSATDRGITLGMNNSTLDVISGITATIGGSLEGTGQMTKKGDGTLQLTGKNTYTGGTVLKEGNVHLGSEEAISSGFGEGTVVLEGGVLSMHEGNNSYSSASWDVEVPAGKQAEWQLDGRCAFNGKLTGGGDLHLYSPWIRSEMMGDWSGFTGNIRVTADSDGGWLILGNDRGYAGASIELTEDIQMVYRRDANDTIAVGELSGPASSHLAAGWQNTVTTWKIGGKNSDAFFHGTISDVAFKGSGAKTRIIKTGSGSWTLTNAGTYSGGTLVEGGEFVVNNTTGSATGSGAVIVSGNASLSGNGTVEGNLIVQNGAKLFPGGRREKGTLTLGRNLYLSDNARTEIDIDHAAADTDIVEVSDTLFCGGLLKISKRGVQFREGDSFKVFQAADFEGTFKKIIPSPGHALKWDSSELYVNGTLKVTSKREKSANLDETDQAVIYPNPVSDYIRIRLGENSGEENEVHLYSFSGHLLNKYNFEGENYQIPSQNLSSGIYIVKIKNGNGEITRKVVKN